The genomic region AATGGTGGCCTTGATCGGGTCGAGCATGTTGAAACCTTCGGCGAGATTGCCGAAGCCGTGCCAGCGTTCGCCAGCCTTGAGCATCCAGGCGGCGCGCTCTTCGATACCTTCCTCGGAGAGGTCGTCTGGCCCCCACACCTTGAACCACCAGTCACTACCCCACTCTTCGTCCACCTTACGCATCGCGCGGCGGAAATCAAGGGCTTCCATGATGGACTCCTCCACCAAGGCAGTGCCGCCCGGCGCTTCCATCATGGCGGCGGCGACATCGCAACTGGCAATGATGGAATATTGCGGGCTGGTCGAGGTATGCATCAGATAAGCTTCGTTGAACAGGTCGCGATCAAGCTGTATGTCCTGTGCGTCCTGCACCAAGATTTGCGATGCCTGGCTGAGGCCGGCCAGCAGTTTGTGGGTGGATTGGGTGGAAAACACCATGGACTGCTTGCAGCGCGGACGGTCGGCTCCAATCGCGTGATAATCGCCATAGAAGTCATGGAACGTGGCGTGCGGCAGCCAGGCTTCGTCGAAATGCAGGGTATCGATCTTGCCATCCAGCATTTCCTTGATTTCCTCGACATTGTAGAGCACGCCATCGTAAGTGGACTGAGTGATGGTCAGCACGCGCGGTTTGACATTCTTGTCCCCAATGAAGGGGTTGGCTTCCAGTTTTTTCTGGATGTTCTCCCAGGAGAACTCTGCCTTGGGGATTGGCCCGATGATGCCGAAATGGTTGCGGGTCGGCATCAGGAAGATGGGAATCGCGCCGGTCATGATGATGGAGTGCAATACCGACTTGTGGCAATTGCGGTCCACGATCACTACGTCACCCGGCGCCACAGTGGAATTCCAGACGATCTTGTTGGAGGTGGATGTGCCGTTGGTGACGAAGTAGAGGTGGTCGCAATTGAAGATGCGGGCTGCATTGCGTTCGGAAGCCGCCACCGGGCCGGTATGATCGAGCAACTGTCCTAGCTCGTCCACTGCATTGCAGACGTCGGCGCGCAACATGTTCTCGCCGAAGAACTGGTGAAACATCTGGCCGACCGGTGATTTGAGGAAAGCGACGCCGCCGGAGTGTCCGGGACAGTGCCAGGAATATGAGCCGTCCGCCGCATAATGAGTGAGTGCACGGAAGAAGGGCGGCGGCAGGCTGTCCAGGTAGGCGCGCGCCTCACGTACAATATACTTGGCGACGAACTCAGGCGTATCCTCGAACATATGGATAAAACCGTTCAGTTCACGCAGGATTGCATTCGGGATATGGCGCGATGTGCGGGTTTCGCCATGCAGGAAGATGGGAATTTCCTCATTGCGGAAGCGGATTTCATCCACGAAATTACGCAGGTTCTCCAGCGCTTCCGGGGATTCTTCAATGAATTCCTCATCGTCTATCGACAGGATAAAGGCAGAAGCACGGCTTTGCTGCTGGGCAAACGAAGTCAGGTCGCCGTAACTGGTGACACCGAGCACCTCGAAGCCTTCATTTTCAATGGCCTTGGCCAGCACGCGGATGCCCAGGCCGGAAGAGTTTTCTGAACGGAAGTCCTCGTCAATGATGACGACAGGGAAACGGAATTTCATGAGGCCTCCTGAAGGCATACAGGGCCTGCTGCCACATTGTTCATGGAGAACATGGCAACAGACCCCTCATTAAAAAAAGCGCAATATAGCATAATCACTCGCGATGCATATGACCGCGAAGCGTGCGTTGCGGTCAGATCTTGGGCAGGGTGACTCCTACCTGGCCCTGGTATTTGCCACCCCTGTCCTTGTAAGAAATTTCACATTCTTCGTCAGACTCAAAAAAGAGCACCTGGGCGCAGCCTTCTCCCGCATAAATCTTGGCCGGCAACGGGGTGGTATTGCTGAATTCCAGTGTGACATAGCCCTCCCATTCGGGCTCGAACGGGGTAACGTTGACGATAATCCCGCAGCGCGCATAAGTGGATTTTCCGAGACACACGGTCAGAACGCTGCGCGGAATGCGGAAGTATTCAACCGTACGGGCCAGGGCAAATGAGTTAGGCGGGATAATACAGAAATCGTTCTTGAATTCGACAAATGAGTTGGGATCGAAATTCTTGGGGTCGACAATCGTGCTGTTGATGTTGGTGAAGACCTTGAACTCATCTGCGCAACGGATATCGTATCCATAGCTCGAGGTGCCATAGGAGACGATCTTCTCGCCATTCACTTGGCGGATCAGGTTGGGCTCGAACGGCTCGATCATGCCATGCTGTGCTGCCATGCGGCGTATCCATTTATCGGATTTAATGCTCATTGCAATCTCTTTCGCTGAAAGACAAAAAGCGGAGTGTATG from Methylobacillus flagellatus KT harbors:
- the dcd gene encoding dCTP deaminase; translated protein: MSIKSDKWIRRMAAQHGMIEPFEPNLIRQVNGEKIVSYGTSSYGYDIRCADEFKVFTNINSTIVDPKNFDPNSFVEFKNDFCIIPPNSFALARTVEYFRIPRSVLTVCLGKSTYARCGIIVNVTPFEPEWEGYVTLEFSNTTPLPAKIYAGEGCAQVLFFESDEECEISYKDRGGKYQGQVGVTLPKI
- a CDS encoding arginine/lysine/ornithine decarboxylase yields the protein MKFRFPVVIIDEDFRSENSSGLGIRVLAKAIENEGFEVLGVTSYGDLTSFAQQQSRASAFILSIDDEEFIEESPEALENLRNFVDEIRFRNEEIPIFLHGETRTSRHIPNAILRELNGFIHMFEDTPEFVAKYIVREARAYLDSLPPPFFRALTHYAADGSYSWHCPGHSGGVAFLKSPVGQMFHQFFGENMLRADVCNAVDELGQLLDHTGPVAASERNAARIFNCDHLYFVTNGTSTSNKIVWNSTVAPGDVVIVDRNCHKSVLHSIIMTGAIPIFLMPTRNHFGIIGPIPKAEFSWENIQKKLEANPFIGDKNVKPRVLTITQSTYDGVLYNVEEIKEMLDGKIDTLHFDEAWLPHATFHDFYGDYHAIGADRPRCKQSMVFSTQSTHKLLAGLSQASQILVQDAQDIQLDRDLFNEAYLMHTSTSPQYSIIASCDVAAAMMEAPGGTALVEESIMEALDFRRAMRKVDEEWGSDWWFKVWGPDDLSEEGIEERAAWMLKAGERWHGFGNLAEGFNMLDPIKATIITPGLDVDGAFSDEIGIPAAIVTKYLAEHGVIVEKTGLYSFFIMFTIGITKGRWNTMVTALQQFKDDYDKNQPLWKVLPEFVAKHPRYERIGLRELCTQIHEIYKANDVARLTTEMYLSNMVPAMKPTDAFAKVAHRKIDRVLIDELEGRITAVLLTPYPPGIPLLIPGERFNKVIINYLRFARDFNERFPGFETDVHGLVKEIVDGKAHYYVDCVAN